Proteins encoded together in one uncultured Fibrobacter sp. window:
- a CDS encoding MotA/TolQ/ExbB proton channel family protein — MSKMLESFSPDADGFQFMWIILIVFMIGLGFSIERIVYIMLKSSSGRARFLADFGKLISSQQFDQALSLANATNLPIARVMAAIVGAKNQGRDGMQAACDAVFLTEAPRLTRYVSIISVMASISTLLGLMGTIYGLIFTFDAVANKPAAERPKALADGIAIAMGTTLLGLLSAVPLLVIVGILNMNSERLIQEMEEKGLKIINSLS; from the coding sequence ATGTCTAAAATGCTTGAATCTTTCAGCCCTGATGCAGATGGTTTCCAGTTCATGTGGATCATCTTGATCGTTTTCATGATCGGTCTTGGTTTCTCTATTGAACGTATCGTTTACATTATGCTCAAGAGCTCTAGCGGCCGTGCCCGCTTCCTCGCTGATTTCGGCAAGCTCATCTCTTCTCAGCAGTTTGACCAGGCTCTGAGCCTCGCCAACGCTACCAACCTCCCGATTGCCCGCGTTATGGCCGCCATCGTTGGTGCCAAGAACCAGGGCCGCGACGGCATGCAGGCCGCTTGCGACGCCGTGTTCCTGACCGAAGCTCCGCGTCTCACTCGTTACGTCTCCATCATCTCCGTTATGGCTTCTATCTCCACGTTGCTCGGACTTATGGGTACGATTTACGGTCTGATCTTCACATTCGACGCTGTTGCTAACAAGCCGGCTGCTGAACGTCCGAAGGCTCTTGCTGACGGTATCGCTATCGCTATGGGTACTACGCTCCTCGGACTTCTCTCCGCCGTGCCTCTCCTGGTGATCGTCGGTATCCTCAACATGAACTCTGAACGTTTGATTCAGGAAATGGAAGAAAAGGGCCTCAAGATTATCAACTCCCTGTCGTAA
- a CDS encoding biopolymer transporter ExbD, which yields MAKEIKKPKKPEEPDLLPAMGLFTILIPMLLSMTAFQKLAIVEVNLPERSNMIMDDTPPEPDQQALNLSLAVTTDYLVIGARGGFQPNVYFKEMWTFRCKSDAKLITYAPEDVKSVVEGGHGPKCQDGSEMDVEKYIYDIETIELWAIQKESEEDPGRVIWGMYSSQGEGRPDSVYLDGANNFLALPGEGPLGLQKPAALKLPSAGTRVSTLSENSERALKPDAAASNIIYALSAYDVIAKDLIAIHTQFIDLEDVDNIIIVANDDTQFDKIIQLMDRAKEAGFTKINLAKLGG from the coding sequence ATGGCAAAAGAAATCAAGAAGCCGAAAAAGCCAGAAGAACCGGACCTGTTGCCGGCGATGGGCTTGTTCACGATTCTGATTCCTATGCTGCTGTCCATGACGGCGTTCCAGAAGCTCGCCATCGTCGAAGTCAACCTGCCTGAGCGCAGCAACATGATTATGGACGATACGCCTCCCGAACCCGACCAGCAGGCATTGAATCTGTCGTTGGCTGTTACCACCGATTACTTGGTAATCGGCGCACGTGGCGGTTTCCAGCCGAACGTGTACTTCAAGGAAATGTGGACTTTCCGTTGTAAGTCCGATGCTAAGCTCATTACCTACGCTCCGGAAGACGTGAAGTCCGTCGTTGAAGGCGGTCACGGCCCGAAGTGCCAGGACGGTTCTGAAATGGATGTCGAAAAGTATATCTACGACATCGAAACTATCGAACTGTGGGCTATCCAAAAAGAATCCGAAGAAGATCCGGGTCGCGTGATTTGGGGCATGTATTCGTCTCAGGGCGAAGGCAGGCCGGATAGCGTTTACCTCGACGGTGCAAACAACTTCCTCGCCCTTCCTGGCGAAGGCCCGCTCGGCTTGCAGAAGCCGGCTGCTCTGAAGTTGCCGAGTGCCGGTACTCGCGTAAGCACGCTTTCCGAGAACTCTGAACGCGCTCTGAAGCCCGATGCCGCCGCAAGCAACATCATTTATGCGCTCTCCGCATACGATGTGATTGCGAAGGATCTGATTGCTATCCATACGCAGTTCATCGACCTGGAAGACGTCGACAACATCATCATCGTGGCAAACGACGATACGCAGTTCGACAAGATCATCCAGCTCATGGACCGTGCTAAGGAAGCCGGTTTCACCAAGATCAACCTTGCGAAACTGGGAGGCTAA
- a CDS encoding AgmX/PglI C-terminal domain-containing protein: MAKNVPMDPLVASLMPESDKKMGAIAGISLVVALAICMWASMYEAVVDEVVFEESANEDLSASMSIEQKEEKKEEKKKEEPKKPRKKAGGGGKPRGKGQPNAPQTRGVLKLLTAQTKNASAAAYDLMKNQKFTKDIDKVLKDVAGLQTTGKTVLGGRRGKADGGFNEGYAEGGSGGIGDGLAGLLGGGGGGIATKAKGSIKTPSERDIDMGAGGGSRSAADIMKVVRQRTPGLRHIYNKFLKKKPGFQGKVTLKFTIAPGGEVISISIASSTTGYGEFDGEIKNAVSRWKFSKVKSGNTTVTIPFTFSE; encoded by the coding sequence ATGGCTAAGAATGTTCCTATGGATCCGTTAGTCGCGTCTCTTATGCCGGAATCCGACAAGAAGATGGGCGCTATCGCCGGTATCTCCTTGGTCGTCGCTTTGGCAATTTGTATGTGGGCTTCCATGTACGAAGCAGTCGTTGACGAAGTCGTGTTCGAAGAATCCGCGAACGAAGATCTTTCCGCTTCTATGTCCATCGAACAGAAGGAAGAGAAGAAGGAAGAAAAGAAGAAAGAAGAACCCAAGAAGCCTCGTAAGAAGGCCGGTGGTGGCGGTAAGCCGCGTGGTAAGGGTCAGCCGAACGCTCCGCAGACTCGCGGCGTGCTCAAGCTCCTCACTGCTCAGACCAAGAACGCCTCTGCTGCTGCTTACGACCTCATGAAGAACCAGAAGTTCACTAAGGACATCGATAAGGTTCTTAAGGACGTGGCTGGCCTCCAGACAACGGGTAAGACCGTGCTCGGTGGTCGTCGCGGTAAGGCTGATGGCGGCTTCAACGAAGGTTATGCTGAAGGTGGTTCCGGTGGTATCGGTGACGGCCTTGCTGGCCTCCTTGGCGGTGGTGGCGGTGGTATCGCTACTAAGGCTAAGGGTTCCATCAAGACTCCGTCTGAACGCGATATCGACATGGGCGCCGGCGGTGGTTCCCGTTCCGCAGCGGACATCATGAAGGTCGTCCGTCAGCGTACTCCGGGTCTCCGTCACATCTATAACAAGTTCCTGAAGAAGAAACCGGGATTCCAGGGTAAGGTTACCTTGAAGTTCACGATTGCTCCGGGTGGCGAAGTTATCAGCATCTCCATTGCTTCTTCCACCACTGGTTACGGCGAATTTGATGGCGAAATCAAGAATGCCGTCAGCCGCTGGAAGTTCAGCAAGGTGAAGTCCGGTAACACGACGGTAACCATTCCGTTCACGTTCTCCGAATAA
- a CDS encoding biopolymer transporter ExbD, protein MRKTRKYSEDVPFSLTSMMDMMTIILVFMIKNIDAEGQLVTQAENLVLPNSTSKVQPKEVSLTVVVDNGFVVVDNEKIVPTADVLAQDSLLVEKVNAVLEERRQIEKDHALANNLPADEAGRIIVQIDKNIPYDAMYKVMATCGFSGYTNIAFAVMMKNGGEE, encoded by the coding sequence ATGAGAAAAACTCGTAAATATAGCGAAGATGTCCCGTTCTCATTGACATCCATGATGGACATGATGACCATCATCCTGGTGTTCATGATTAAGAACATCGATGCTGAAGGTCAGTTGGTGACCCAGGCCGAAAACCTGGTTCTGCCGAACTCTACCTCCAAGGTGCAGCCCAAGGAAGTGTCCCTGACGGTCGTGGTCGATAACGGCTTCGTGGTGGTTGACAACGAGAAGATCGTTCCCACTGCAGACGTGCTCGCCCAGGATTCCCTCCTCGTTGAGAAGGTGAATGCCGTGCTTGAAGAACGTCGCCAGATTGAAAAGGATCATGCCTTGGCCAACAACTTGCCGGCTGATGAAGCTGGACGCATCATTGTGCAGATTGACAAGAACATCCCGTACGATGCTATGTATAAGGTGATGGCCACTTGTGGCTTCTCCGGTTACACGAACATCGCATTTGCTGTGATGATGAAGAACGGCGGGGAGGAATAA